The nucleotide sequence GTAATTTTTCAAATGCCAATCTTTCACTCTTATCTTCTAAATAAATTATTCCGCAGTATTTAAAACCGTTCTTCTTAAGAAGCTTTTGCATTGATAAATTATTCTTATGTGTGTCCACTTTAATACTATGAACGTCTTTATTTAAGCATAACTTTTCAGCCTCTTTAATGATTACAGATGCTAGTCCTTCTCCTTTACAATTAGAATCAACAGCTATCCTATGTATAACTGCAAAACTGCTGTAACTAAGCCATTTACCTTCATAAATATTATCATAATTCTTGTCCCCACTAAACGAAATCACTGCTGTAGCAACAATTCTGCTATCCTTTAATAAAATAAATGAATCCTCTTTTTCTATATCCTCTTTTATAACTTCAAAATTAGGATAATTGTTTTGCCATTGATCTATTCCTTTTTGCTTAAAATATTCTTGTGATTGTTTTATAATATTCATTATATTGTTTATATCTGACTTACTAGCTCTTTTAAATTCCATTTCAATCCTCCATATACTTAAAACTTTTTCCGAAAATATTTTTTCTTATAACTATTATCATACTTGATATCTATAAAAGCTACTATTATTTTTATAAATATATATAAAATTAGAGGATAGATACAATCTACCCCCGAGTTTAAATAAAAGATTAAATTTTAAAGTAATACGTACTCATTTTAGTACACCTTGTTTTGATAATACTCTTTATTAAATCTCTATCTTCTTATTTTCTTAACTATTAATATAATTGGGACTGAAATAACAAGTGCCATAGCTGCAGATAAAACTCCATTTGCCACAAGGAGCAATAATGATTTTACTGCCGTTGAATAACTTATATGAAGAGCTTTTGCATAAGCGTCTATGTATAATAAATAAATCATCGCCAGCACGCCGAGTGTATTTGTAAATGAACCTGCAATAATTCCTGTAACTACACCAGCTTTTTCTGATTTCTTTTTTATTATTTTATAAACATAGTAAGAAACAATCCCTATTAAAACCCTTGGTAGTACCGAAACAACTGGATTCATAAATATAAAGGATGTGGGAAGTGGTGTATTTATAGCTTGTATAATACTAAAAATTCCAAATAAAAGTCCAGTAATAGCTCCTACTATAGGTCCTCCTACTATTCCTCCTATTATAACAGGTATGTGCATTATTGTAGTTTTAAATGGTGGTATAGGTAAAAAGCCAAGCCCTGTGGCTCCCAAAACAATAGTAACTGCAAACAATAACCCAACCATAGTTATTTGTCTAGTTTGAAGTCTGCTTCCATAAATTTTTTTAATCAATTAAATTACCTCGCTCTCATTCCTTTTGTGGATATAAGTCGAATTTCAACTTAGTAAATTCAATATTCTATAAAGTTTATAAATGTAATTACTATTATATCCCTATAAAACACTGATTTCCTAAATTTTATAATAATTATACTTAGTTCTCAATAAGTCAAGACTAACGAAAACAATGCATCCCAACGTTTACATGATTATTTTTAATGGTATTATGGTTTTAATTACATATAATCATATTTATATTACTAAATATTAAGCACTACATTTAATGAAACAAAAAGATAGCACATGAAACTATATCTCATGTGCTATCTTTTGTTCTACACGTTTTGTCTGAAAATATTGAAGTGTAAGCATAAGTCCAGCGCCTAAAAGCACTATTATAAAAATCACCCTCCAAATCATATTGATTCCGTAACTCTCTATCAGCTTACCAGCACCAAATATTCCAATTGCTCCCCCTATTGAGGATATTAGCTCTCCAACCGCACCAAATCTAGCTCTACAGTTTCTAGGACTGTTATTTGCCAAATAAACTCCAAAATTAGTTGCTCCTAATATTTCCCCCATAGTCCATATCACTGTAGAAATTATAAATAGTAAATAGCTGTTTCCTATTATACTTATCATTCCAAAGCCCACAGCATAAAATAGTCCTGAAAATGCCATATTTGTGAGGGTTCTAAAGCGTTTAGTTACATGCATAACAAATATAGTAAGTGCAACTACTGTTAAAGCATTTACACTCATCAAAAATCCATATTTTGATGACCCACTATAGCCAAACACTTTATTCATCATAATTGGCATTGAAAATGAACATTGTCTATAGGCTAAGCTGTATATCATATCTACACCAAAGAAACATATTACAAATGGTCTTTTTAAAAGTATTTGAAGAAGATTTCCCTTCTCCTCTTTCTCCTCAATTCTATCTTCCCCTACATGCTTTACTGCTTTTGTGTCTGGAATTAGTATTAAAACAATAATTACTGCTATAAAAGATGTTAAAGCATCTATTATAAATAAAAGTGAGAGATAATTGTTAAACAAAAATCCTGCTATTATTGGACCTACTGCAACTCCAAAATTTATTCCTAAATATAAAAGAGATGATCCCATTTGTCTTTTTGAAGCTGGAAGTAAATCTGCAACCATTGCTGATATGGTAGGTCTTACAAAGCCATTAAAAAATGATGAAGCTATTAAAAGTGCAACCGTCAAATTAGGAATATTAATAAATCCACAGATTAATATAACAATTGCCGCAAAGCTTTGTCCTAATATATAGGTTAGCTTCCTACTTGACTTATCTGCTATCTTTCCTCCTATAAAGGAGGCTGGAACTCCTACTACTGAAGCAATCATCACAATAGTTCCTGTAGTAGCCATTGAGAATTTTAGCTTCTGTGTTAAAAGCAGTGATAGAAAGGGAAATACAAAGTCCCCCAACCTATTGATAACCTGCACCAAAAATAAAAAATATATACTCTTAGGCAGCCCCTTGTAGTTTTCTATTATTTTCATTTCATCCCCCTAATTTATCATTCTGTTAACATTTCAACTAATGTATTTAATATTATAACATAAATATAGGGGGTATTTTAAAAAAAGTGTTATTACGGTATTTTTTTATAAATTACTCCTAGCTTATCCACCTCGTCCTGAGATCTTCCAAAAAATCCTGCTATATACCATCCTTCTGGTACGGTGAATACTTCAGAGTCATTTGTTTTAGTCCCTCCTTCTAATACTTGTCCTTTATTTGTTTCAAATTTTGCATGGAATATCCTATCTGTGTTTGTACCACTCTTTTGTCCCTTACATATGGATGCCTTTGTTATATATTCTCCCTCTTTAAGTGTAATTGAGTTTTCATCTCCACCTGTTCCTCCACTTGATAGTTCCGTTCCATCAGCATATTCCACAGATAAAGCATCTAATCTATTTTGAGATCTCATAGTTAATTTAGAAATCCTGCTATTGGGTATATTATCAATATAATTAAAGCCAATACCCCCTTTTCCTCCAAAGCTTTCACTTAAGGCTATATCATTAGTTTTTGTATAATTAAACTGAGCTATTATTGGATAATGATCAGATAACTGCTTGCCACTTTTGTCCACAAATTTTGTATCTTCAAGTCTATACGAAAGTGCATCTAAAGTTAGTGATTTACTTCCTCTGAAAAGTATTTTATCAACAACCTCAAAATTAGCACTATTTCTATTTGTCTCATCCATAAGTGGTTCTCCAGTGCTTGGATATACTCCATTTCTATCAAGCTTCACCCATGCATCCTTTAAATTACACGCATCAACTAAAGCCTGTTTTATATTATCCTGCTGCCTTGTATATCTTGTATTTGTATCACCCATAACTATTACGGCATTGCCCTTAGAGTTTTCATTTATATAGGCTGCTAGTTGCTCAATGTTATCTCTTCTAGCTTCATAGCTCCCTTCATCATCACCTGCATCTGCATGAAGAGTATATATATCAACATAAACTCCTGGCTCAAATTCATATTGTGAATACATAAAGCCCTTAGGTGTAAGCTGATCGCTTCCATCAGTTATAGTACCATATCTTTTATTCCAAGTTACTCTATCAGTATCATAGAAAGGATACTTTGAAATAAAATTAAGGCCATCTCCAAAAGGAACATTTCCCGAGGTTTCAGTAAGATAAGGTGAAGTTACATATTTTATTAAATCATTATGATAAGCAAAATCCTCCTCCACTGAAGCTATATCATAGCCATTTAAAAGCGGGCTTATTTGAAGCGTATTAGCAGCTGGATTACTACTTGAAAGTCCTTCTGGTAAACCTGCAACATTATAGTCAATAACAGAAAAAGTTTTAGCATATAAAGCTACTTTAGGGTTAATTAATATAAAAGCTCCTACACAACATAATGATAAAATTATTTTCTTTGAAACATTTTACTACCTCCATAAAAAATATGCATTTTTTCTACGTATTACCATGCAAGGTATGCATAATAAACACTTTAAAATCACTTTTAACCTTGATATAACATAATAAACACAAACTTTAACATTATGTATATAATTCCATATTGAAATGATATAATATATAATTATAATACTTTAAAAAAGTTAATCGGTTGGGAGGTACTCATGAATAAAAACATACTTTTAAACTTTTTTTACAGAAATAAATTTAAATACATTATAGGGTTAATTTTTGTCTTTCTATCCTCCTACATTCAGACACTATTTCCAAAGGTTTTAGGAAATACAATTGATATACTAAAAAAAAATAATTTCAGTATGATATCTGTAAAAAAGAATATTTTGTACATAGTTTTAATAGCCTTTTTTACATTTTTACTTACATATATTTGGAGAAACTTAATAATAGGTACCGGAAGAACACTTGAATGCTACTTAAGAGAGAAATTATTTAATAAATTCCAAGAACTTTCTCCTGAATTTTATAATAATGAAAAAGTAGGAAACTTAATAGCTTATGCTATAAACGATATCTCAGCAGTTAGAATAACCTTTGGTCCCTCTATAGCCATGACTGTAAATGGCTTAACTGTTTGCCTATCCTCCATTTATTCTATGATATTTTCAATAAGCCTAAAACTTACTTTGCTTTGTCTTGCACCGATTCCATTCATTGTAATAATTATGATTAAAATTAGTAGATTAATTCGTGCACGCTTTACCACAGTACAAGAAAGCTTTGGAAACATATCTGACAGAGTTAACGAAAATATAAACGGCATTAGAGTTATAAAATCCTATGTTGAAGAAGAAAAAGAAGTAGAAAACTTTGAAAAACTAAATGATGCTATGGCTATAGCAAACTTAAGAATGGTAAGGGTATCATCAACTCTTTCACCTATAATTGAACTTTGCTTTTCTTTAAGTTTTTGTGCAAATTTGATAATAGGTGGAAATATGGTTCTTAAAGGTACCGTTTCCCTAGGTGATTTTGTTGCCTTTAACACTTATCTTGCAATGATAATGGCACCAGTAATGTCTATTGGGCGTATTCTTGTAATATTTCAAAGAGGAATGGCTTCTCTTAAAAGGTTAAATAAAATCTTTAGTACTAAAAAAGATATACTCGATGGTGAAAAATCAATAAATATACCACTTAAAGGAAATATAGAGATAAGAAATTTGAGCTTTAAATACAAAGACACTGATATCAAAACTCTAAAAAACATCAATTTATCAATAAAAAAAGGTGAACTAATTGGTATAATTGGAAAAACAGGTTCCGGAAAAAGTACCTTGGTAAACTTACTTTTGAAGCTTTATAATGTAGAAAACGGCAGTATTGCTTTTGATGGTCGAGACATAAATGATTACACCCTAGCATGTATAAGAAATAACATAGGATACGTACCTCAGGATAACTTTCTATTTTCTTCTACAATTAAGGATAATATAAAATTTTTTAAAGATGTGTATGACGATGCAGCAGTAGAAAAAGCAGCAAAAATAAGTTGTATATACGATACTATTTTAAAATTCAAGGATGGTTTTAACACAGTTCTTGGAGAGAGGGGGATAAATCTTTCTGGTGGTCAAAAACAAAGAGTATCTATAGCTCGTGCAGTTATAAAAGATCCTCCAATATTAATACTTGATGATGCCTTATCTGCTGTTGACACCATAACCGAAACAAATATTATAGAAAATCTAAAGTTATTTAGAAATGAAAAAACATCAATAATTATTGCCCATAGGCTTTCTGCTGTAAAAAATGCAGATAAGATAATTGTACTCAATAAAGGTGAAATAGCCGAAATAGGCTCTCATAAAGAGCTTTTAGCAAAGGGGGGAATATACTATGACATATATAAAGAACA is from Clostridium acetobutylicum ATCC 824 and encodes:
- a CDS encoding MDR family MFS transporter, which translates into the protein MKIIENYKGLPKSIYFLFLVQVINRLGDFVFPFLSLLLTQKLKFSMATTGTIVMIASVVGVPASFIGGKIADKSSRKLTYILGQSFAAIVILICGFINIPNLTVALLIASSFFNGFVRPTISAMVADLLPASKRQMGSSLLYLGINFGVAVGPIIAGFLFNNYLSLLFIIDALTSFIAVIIVLILIPDTKAVKHVGEDRIEEKEEKGNLLQILLKRPFVICFFGVDMIYSLAYRQCSFSMPIMMNKVFGYSGSSKYGFLMSVNALTVVALTIFVMHVTKRFRTLTNMAFSGLFYAVGFGMISIIGNSYLLFIISTVIWTMGEILGATNFGVYLANNSPRNCRARFGAVGELISSIGGAIGIFGAGKLIESYGINMIWRVIFIIVLLGAGLMLTLQYFQTKRVEQKIAHEI
- a CDS encoding ECF transporter S component; the protein is MIKKIYGSRLQTRQITMVGLLFAVTIVLGATGLGFLPIPPFKTTIMHIPVIIGGIVGGPIVGAITGLLFGIFSIIQAINTPLPTSFIFMNPVVSVLPRVLIGIVSYYVYKIIKKKSEKAGVVTGIIAGSFTNTLGVLAMIYLLYIDAYAKALHISYSTAVKSLLLLVANGVLSAAMALVISVPIILIVKKIRR
- a CDS encoding jacalin-like lectin, which encodes MEEDFAYHNDLIKYVTSPYLTETSGNVPFGDGLNFISKYPFYDTDRVTWNKRYGTITDGSDQLTPKGFMYSQYEFEPGVYVDIYTLHADAGDDEGSYEARRDNIEQLAAYINENSKGNAVIVMGDTNTRYTRQQDNIKQALVDACNLKDAWVKLDRNGVYPSTGEPLMDETNRNSANFEVVDKILFRGSKSLTLDALSYRLEDTKFVDKSGKQLSDHYPIIAQFNYTKTNDIALSESFGGKGGIGFNYIDNIPNSRISKLTMRSQNRLDALSVEYADGTELSSGGTGGDENSITLKEGEYITKASICKGQKSGTNTDRIFHAKFETNKGQVLEGGTKTNDSEVFTVPEGWYIAGFFGRSQDEVDKLGVIYKKIP
- a CDS encoding ABC transporter ATP-binding protein translates to MNKNILLNFFYRNKFKYIIGLIFVFLSSYIQTLFPKVLGNTIDILKKNNFSMISVKKNILYIVLIAFFTFLLTYIWRNLIIGTGRTLECYLREKLFNKFQELSPEFYNNEKVGNLIAYAINDISAVRITFGPSIAMTVNGLTVCLSSIYSMIFSISLKLTLLCLAPIPFIVIIMIKISRLIRARFTTVQESFGNISDRVNENINGIRVIKSYVEEEKEVENFEKLNDAMAIANLRMVRVSSTLSPIIELCFSLSFCANLIIGGNMVLKGTVSLGDFVAFNTYLAMIMAPVMSIGRILVIFQRGMASLKRLNKIFSTKKDILDGEKSINIPLKGNIEIRNLSFKYKDTDIKTLKNINLSIKKGELIGIIGKTGSGKSTLVNLLLKLYNVENGSIAFDGRDINDYTLACIRNNIGYVPQDNFLFSSTIKDNIKFFKDVYDDAAVEKAAKISCIYDTILKFKDGFNTVLGERGINLSGGQKQRVSIARAVIKDPPILILDDALSAVDTITETNIIENLKLFRNEKTSIIIAHRLSAVKNADKIIVLNKGEIAEIGSHKELLAKGGIYYDIYKEQYEDKK
- a CDS encoding GNAT family N-acetyltransferase; protein product: MEFKRASKSDINNIMNIIKQSQEYFKQKGIDQWQNNYPNFEVIKEDIEKEDSFILLKDSRIVATAVISFSGDKNYDNIYEGKWLSYSSFAVIHRIAVDSNCKGEGLASVIIKEAEKLCLNKDVHSIKVDTHKNNLSMQKLLKKNGFKYCGIIYLEDKSERLAFEKLL